TTTTCAGGCAGGATGTCCCGACTTTTAAGCAAAGAAAAGGTTAAATTTCTCTATATCAGTCAACAACTTAGGGTTTACTATGCATTTTTTGAAGAGTGCTTCCATTTGCCTCGGCCTAACCGCCCTGATTGCTTCCGCCTACATTATTAAGGAAGGCGATACCCTTTGGGATTTGAGCGACGAATTCCTTAACGACCCCTTTGCCTGGCCTGACCTGTGGGAAAACAACCGCCACATTCAGGACCCCCACTGGATTTATCCGGGCGATTCTCTGTATATGGGCGACAGCATCCGCGAAGAAAATGTTTTAAGAGCAGATCCTGCCAGAAAGAAGTACCCCTGCGATGCAGCTGTATCAGATTCCAACCTGCCCAAAGGTATCAAGGCCGTTGGTTGCGACCAGGGTGATGGCAGAGACTCCGAATTTGAATCCATGCTGGGCGACCTTCGTTCCAAGGACAAGAAACCCAAGGCTCAAAAGGAAAAGGACTCCTATTTCTACATGCAGCGTCCGGCTCCCAAGATTTTCAACGGTTACTACCAGGTTCTCGCACCCGAAATTTACAGCATCGACTCCCTGCGTAAGGACAAGCGATTCTTCTCCATTCGTTCTGGAGAAAAACACGAACCTCTGATCCATATGCCCGAAAGCGAAATTGTAGTTGGTGTGGGCAAGAAGACTAATAAAAATCTGAAAAAGGGCGACCTGGTGGACATCTATGAAGCAAAGTCCATAAACGTCCCCACCGAAAAAGACAATAACTTCGAAAAGAAAGCATTGCTCCGCCTCTCCGGTGTTGCAAAGATTACTTCCATCGGCGACACCCTCTCACGAGCACAGGTGGTCCAGAGTTTCCGCGAAATCAAGATCAACCAGTCCAAGGCCAAGTTGAAGGAAGAACTGAACACGATCAATGTGAGCGGTTATGAACCTGAACAGAACGCCAAGGTGGACTCCATGGCAGCCATTAACTATGCCCTGGATCCTATGCTGATTATCGGTGCGTACTCTTACGTACTGATTAACCAGGGTTCCGCCAAGGGCTATAACACAGGTGACGCAGTGGCCGTTTGGGAAATTGACGCTTCCGACCCGTCCATTCCGCCTCGTCTCCTTGGCCGTGGCGTTATTGTTCGTGCAAACGAAAACGAAGCCGCAGTCCTGATTCGCGAAGCCTATTCCAACAGTCGTAGAATTGAAGTTGGCCACAAGGTTTCCGTGACCCATCAGGCAACCGTCGTCAAGTAAACCTAACGGTCAAGCGTGCAGGTTTCCAGAAACAATCTGCTATTCATCCTCTTATTTGCGGGGGGCATTATCTTGCCCACCGCAATTCTTTCGTTTCTCAGTTTTAGAAACATCCAGAACGAAAAGTTCCTTGCCCAGAAGGATTTCGATGAAAGCCGGATTTCCTTTCAGGAAGAAATCGAGGATGCCATTGTAAGCGAGCAGAAAAAAATTTTTCAGGAAATCAAGACTGCTTCATTATTCCTATACGAACAGCCCCAACACCTTCTTGACTTTGGCCACGAAACCGAATTCAAGTCCGTGGAAGGCATTGAAGCCATATTTCTCTTCAACAAGGGAAATCTGGTTTATCCGGATATTTCCTCCAAGAGATTCCACAAGCAGACAAACTTCGCCACATCCGTACCCACAACCATTGAG
This Fibrobacter sp. UWEL DNA region includes the following protein-coding sequences:
- a CDS encoding LysM peptidoglycan-binding domain-containing protein, which gives rise to MHFLKSASICLGLTALIASAYIIKEGDTLWDLSDEFLNDPFAWPDLWENNRHIQDPHWIYPGDSLYMGDSIREENVLRADPARKKYPCDAAVSDSNLPKGIKAVGCDQGDGRDSEFESMLGDLRSKDKKPKAQKEKDSYFYMQRPAPKIFNGYYQVLAPEIYSIDSLRKDKRFFSIRSGEKHEPLIHMPESEIVVGVGKKTNKNLKKGDLVDIYEAKSINVPTEKDNNFEKKALLRLSGVAKITSIGDTLSRAQVVQSFREIKINQSKAKLKEELNTINVSGYEPEQNAKVDSMAAINYALDPMLIIGAYSYVLINQGSAKGYNTGDAVAVWEIDASDPSIPPRLLGRGVIVRANENEAAVLIREAYSNSRRIEVGHKVSVTHQATVVK